Proteins encoded by one window of Vicinamibacterales bacterium:
- a CDS encoding ATP-binding protein: MPGIGSPLKASGLLPVAVATVLLVLGFLNIVQRATQDDVEDGVLWVQRTTGVVAADVDPRSAAGRAGVRPGDVLLAVDGQPIETRDEVLGLQQSASRGARHTYTLLSLGDRRIAQVTLAPIPRGVGGLYYVLAAVGVFSLLVGATVRTRRPRDPATLHFFWLSVAFYGVFTFSFSGRLDRVDWLFYWADQLATLLLPPLFLHFSLVFPERPKASALAALAGRLWPSLYVPPAALALIRAWVLGRASADPSRLIGTIAVLDRWEPLFIGAYLLAGLGVFAFALTRVRSTTALRQLRWIVWGAAIGSGPFVLAYALPFAFGATPTLAMQLTAVPLGLVPFAFASAIVRYRLMDVEVILKRLLVYTAALSAIAAIYMVLLRATGSYLVPNEDDHRWVIALLATAVVLLLARPVTEAVQTGIDRVFYRGRYDYRRALVGFARELNSDLDLDRLAERLLTRVKDTLGVDRLCLLSGTDLGDFVPVRYEGFAGAPRPISRDSSLAVRLGQGHAVRFDDPVAAARMPAEEIEEWRDAGLFYFVPCIAKSTSIAVLALGRRDNGEPMTTDDIALLTAMAGQAATAIENARLYRELHLKAAEFDRLRVFNEHILESLDDGLLVVGGDGAVVRWNHALERIYGLRRGEAVGRPLHMLFDADVVTAVAAARAASPNGGTEYRVPMRTRHDVDTPDRRLVNITTVPLLPMPGREWAGTIVMFEDVTARAALEEQLRVSERMASLGLLAAGVAHEVNTPLTGISSYTQMLLEQAEPDDPRTAVLEKIEKQTFRAARIVNGLLNLSRPASADDSERTVVDLNTVATDVLALLEHQFDKGRVRVRRELSSSPVPVIGFEFKLQQVFLNLFLNARDAMPAGGWLTIATRIEGDRAIADVSDTGTGVPPEHLARIYDPFFTTKGIGQGTGLGLSISYGIVQEHGGAIQCDSAVGQGTRFVLTLPLAASSSPAQPGSSGRREARQ, encoded by the coding sequence GCCGGGCCGGTGTCCGGCCTGGCGACGTGCTGCTCGCGGTGGACGGCCAGCCGATTGAAACCCGGGACGAGGTGCTGGGGCTGCAGCAGTCGGCGAGCCGCGGTGCCCGCCACACCTACACGCTCCTGTCGCTTGGCGACCGACGCATCGCGCAGGTCACGCTCGCGCCGATTCCACGGGGCGTCGGTGGCCTCTACTACGTCCTGGCCGCCGTGGGCGTCTTTTCCTTGCTGGTGGGCGCCACGGTACGAACCCGGCGGCCCAGGGATCCCGCGACGCTCCACTTCTTCTGGCTGAGTGTCGCCTTCTACGGCGTCTTCACGTTCTCCTTCTCCGGGCGGCTCGACCGGGTTGACTGGCTCTTCTACTGGGCCGATCAGCTCGCGACCCTACTGTTGCCGCCGCTCTTCCTCCACTTCTCCCTCGTCTTTCCCGAGCGACCGAAGGCGTCCGCACTGGCGGCCCTCGCCGGACGCCTGTGGCCGAGTCTGTACGTCCCGCCGGCCGCGCTCGCCCTGATCAGGGCCTGGGTGCTCGGGCGCGCGTCGGCCGATCCCTCCCGTCTGATTGGCACCATCGCCGTTCTCGACCGGTGGGAACCCCTCTTCATCGGCGCCTACCTGCTCGCGGGGCTCGGCGTGTTCGCCTTCGCCCTTACGCGCGTGCGCTCCACGACCGCCCTCCGCCAGCTTCGGTGGATCGTCTGGGGCGCCGCGATCGGATCCGGACCGTTCGTGCTCGCGTACGCGCTGCCGTTCGCGTTCGGCGCCACGCCGACGCTGGCGATGCAGCTCACGGCCGTGCCCCTCGGTCTCGTGCCGTTCGCCTTCGCCTCCGCCATCGTGCGCTACCGCCTGATGGACGTTGAGGTGATCCTGAAGCGCCTTCTCGTGTACACGGCCGCTCTCAGCGCGATCGCCGCCATCTACATGGTGCTGCTCCGCGCGACCGGCAGCTACCTGGTGCCGAACGAGGACGATCACCGCTGGGTCATCGCCCTCCTTGCGACGGCCGTCGTGCTGCTCCTGGCCCGCCCGGTGACCGAGGCGGTGCAGACCGGCATCGACCGGGTGTTCTACAGGGGCCGGTACGACTATCGCCGCGCTCTCGTCGGGTTCGCCCGCGAGCTCAACTCCGATCTGGACCTCGACCGGCTGGCCGAGCGCCTGCTCACTCGGGTCAAGGACACCCTCGGCGTGGATCGGCTGTGTCTCCTGTCGGGCACCGACCTGGGTGACTTCGTGCCCGTCCGGTACGAGGGCTTCGCCGGCGCGCCCAGACCCATCTCCAGGGACTCGTCGCTGGCCGTCAGGCTGGGGCAAGGCCACGCGGTGCGCTTCGACGATCCCGTCGCCGCGGCCAGGATGCCGGCTGAGGAAATCGAGGAGTGGCGGGATGCCGGGCTCTTCTACTTCGTGCCATGCATCGCCAAGTCCACCTCGATCGCCGTGCTGGCGCTCGGCCGCCGCGACAACGGCGAGCCGATGACCACCGACGACATCGCGCTGCTGACGGCCATGGCCGGCCAGGCCGCGACGGCCATCGAGAACGCCAGGCTCTACCGCGAATTGCACCTGAAGGCCGCGGAGTTCGACCGGCTCCGCGTGTTCAACGAGCACATCCTCGAGTCGCTCGACGACGGCCTGCTGGTGGTGGGAGGCGATGGCGCGGTGGTCCGCTGGAACCACGCGCTCGAGCGGATCTACGGCCTCCGCCGCGGCGAGGCCGTGGGGCGGCCGCTGCACATGCTGTTCGACGCCGACGTGGTGACCGCCGTGGCCGCCGCACGTGCGGCGTCGCCCAATGGCGGCACCGAGTATCGAGTGCCGATGCGGACCCGTCACGACGTCGACACGCCGGACCGGCGCCTCGTCAACATCACGACCGTGCCACTCCTGCCGATGCCGGGACGCGAGTGGGCCGGCACCATCGTCATGTTCGAGGACGTGACGGCGCGCGCCGCCCTCGAGGAGCAACTGCGCGTCTCGGAGCGCATGGCCTCGCTCGGGCTCCTGGCCGCGGGCGTCGCGCACGAGGTGAACACGCCGCTGACCGGCATTTCAAGCTACACGCAGATGCTCCTCGAGCAGGCCGAGCCCGACGACCCGCGGACCGCCGTCCTGGAGAAGATCGAAAAGCAGACCTTCCGCGCCGCGCGCATCGTCAACGGCCTGCTGAACCTGTCCAGGCCCGCCTCCGCCGACGACAGCGAGCGCACCGTCGTGGACCTCAACACGGTGGCGACCGACGTCCTGGCGCTTCTCGAGCACCAGTTCGACAAGGGGCGGGTGCGGGTGCGGCGTGAATTGTCCTCGTCGCCCGTGCCCGTGATCGGCTTCGAGTTCAAGCTGCAGCAGGTGTTCCTGAACCTCTTCCTGAACGCGCGCGATGCCATGCCCGCCGGGGGATGGCTGACGATCGCGACCAGAATCGAGGGCGACCGGGCCATCGCCGATGTGAGCGACACGGGCACCGGCGTGCCGCCTGAACATCTCGCGCGCATCTACGATCCGTTCTTCACCACCAAAGGCATCGGCCAGGGCACGGGCCTCGGCCTGTCGATCTCGTACGGGATCGTGCAGGAGCACGGCGGCGCCATCCAGTGCGACAGCGCCGTGGGCCAGGGCACCAGGTTCGTGCTGACGCTGCCCCTGGCCGCATCCTCATCGCCGGCCCAGCCCGGTTCGTCCGGGCGCCGGGAAGCGCGACAGTAA
- a CDS encoding sigma-54 dependent transcriptional regulator, with amino-acid sequence MRRHGTILVIDDEEIMREILETLLTREGYRVHLASSGAEGLDLLRSTPIDAAIVDVMMPGMDGLQVLDAIRAFDEELPVLMITALASMETAVSAMKRGAFDYITKPFKNDEVLVVLGNAVERRRLVAENLSLRQHLQSRYHKFAGIIGGSPQMKQVFDLVIQAAPSRSTILITGESGTGKELVARAIHANSARADKSFVTVNSGNLPPDLLESTLFGHVKGAFTGAVYPKKGLFDLADKGSIFFDEIGNISPDTQAKLLRVMQEREFMRLGGMETIKVDVRIIAATNVDLKREVEGGKFREDLYYRLHVISIHLPPLRDRKDDIPLLVQHFLQKYAEENDRPVLEIAPDTLDMLMDHDWPGNVRELENVIERGVVLTQGRVLGPQMIPESVRRAPRALVPSVVLPPEGISLKDVTSAYERQWIESALEAAGGVQKRAAELLHIKPTTLNEMIKRYDIRPRRKKAPSGSSGAETSEPSEPAATEAD; translated from the coding sequence ATGCGCCGGCACGGAACGATTCTCGTCATCGACGACGAAGAGATCATGCGGGAGATCCTCGAGACGCTCCTGACACGCGAGGGTTATCGGGTACACCTCGCGTCGTCTGGCGCCGAGGGGCTCGATCTCCTGCGGTCGACGCCCATCGACGCCGCCATCGTCGACGTCATGATGCCGGGCATGGACGGCCTGCAGGTGCTCGACGCCATCCGGGCCTTCGACGAGGAACTGCCCGTCCTCATGATCACGGCCCTGGCTTCGATGGAGACGGCGGTCAGCGCGATGAAGCGAGGCGCGTTCGACTACATCACGAAGCCGTTCAAGAACGACGAGGTCCTCGTCGTCCTGGGCAACGCCGTCGAGCGCAGACGGCTGGTCGCCGAGAATCTCTCGCTGCGGCAGCACCTGCAGTCGCGCTACCACAAGTTCGCCGGCATCATCGGCGGCAGCCCGCAGATGAAGCAGGTCTTCGACCTGGTGATCCAGGCAGCGCCGAGCCGTTCGACGATTCTCATCACGGGCGAGAGCGGCACCGGCAAGGAGCTCGTCGCCCGGGCCATCCACGCCAACTCGGCGAGGGCCGATAAGTCGTTCGTCACCGTCAACTCGGGCAACCTTCCCCCCGATCTCCTCGAGTCCACGCTCTTCGGCCACGTGAAGGGCGCCTTCACCGGCGCCGTCTATCCGAAGAAGGGGCTGTTCGACCTGGCCGACAAGGGCAGCATCTTCTTCGACGAGATCGGCAATATCTCGCCGGATACGCAGGCCAAGCTCCTCCGCGTGATGCAGGAGCGCGAGTTCATGCGCCTCGGCGGCATGGAGACGATCAAGGTCGACGTCCGCATCATCGCTGCCACCAACGTGGACTTGAAGCGTGAAGTCGAGGGTGGGAAGTTCCGCGAGGACCTCTACTACCGGCTGCACGTCATCAGCATTCACCTGCCGCCGCTCCGCGACCGGAAGGACGACATCCCCCTGCTCGTGCAGCACTTCCTTCAGAAGTACGCGGAGGAGAACGACCGTCCGGTTCTCGAGATCGCGCCAGACACGCTCGACATGTTGATGGACCACGACTGGCCTGGCAACGTGCGTGAGCTCGAGAACGTAATCGAGCGAGGCGTGGTCCTGACCCAGGGGCGCGTGCTCGGGCCGCAGATGATCCCGGAGAGCGTACGACGGGCGCCCCGTGCCCTGGTGCCGTCGGTGGTCCTGCCGCCGGAGGGCATCTCGCTGAAGGACGTCACCTCCGCCTACGAGCGACAGTGGATCGAGTCGGCGCTGGAAGCGGCCGGCGGCGTCCAGAAGCGCGCCGCCGAACTGCTGCACATCAAGCCGACGACGCTGAACGAGATGATCAAGCGGTACGACATCCGGCCGCGCCGGAAGAAGGCGCCGAGCGGCAGTTCTGGCGCCGAGACTTCGGAACCGTCGGAGCCGGCGGCCACCGAGGCGGACTGA
- a CDS encoding glycosyltransferase family 4 protein, whose protein sequence is MRIAFVVQRYGAEILGGSEYHCRLIAERLAARHDVDVLTTCARDYVTWKNEYPEGNDRIKGVTVRRFPVAAPRDIAAFNQYSDWIFHHPHSREDELKWLEMQGPWSPALRDYLAKHHRSYDALIFFTYLYAPTVLGLKVDPARSILVPTAHDEPAIHLGIYREMFKQPAAIAFNTDVERQFLKTRFELAAKAEEVVGCGVDLLPWTDQGSAPSDDRDDRRKASPVAAAMAMDEPREQEDEPLPEHLAQRGARFRRRHRLHGPFLLYGGRIDPGKGCEELLEYFTSYKEQSGEADLVLMGVKLMQLPEVPWVRFAGLLSERERLEALEAATIVVVPSPFESLSLLALEAMAVGTPVLCNGRSDVLVEHCMRSQAGLWYNDRDEFVEAAKLLLADDRLRRAMSRNGKEYVKREYRWDAILAKYDRLIAAVRQR, encoded by the coding sequence GTGAGGATAGCGTTCGTCGTTCAACGGTACGGCGCCGAGATTCTCGGCGGGTCGGAGTACCACTGCCGGCTGATCGCCGAGCGCCTGGCCGCGCGCCACGACGTGGACGTGCTGACGACCTGCGCCCGCGACTACGTGACCTGGAAGAACGAATATCCGGAGGGGAACGACCGGATCAAGGGCGTGACGGTCCGCCGCTTCCCGGTCGCGGCGCCGAGGGACATCGCGGCGTTCAATCAGTACTCGGACTGGATCTTCCACCATCCGCACTCGCGCGAGGACGAGCTCAAGTGGCTCGAGATGCAGGGGCCGTGGTCGCCGGCGCTGCGCGACTATCTGGCGAAACATCACCGCTCCTACGACGCCCTCATCTTCTTCACGTATCTCTACGCACCGACCGTCCTCGGGCTGAAGGTCGATCCTGCCCGCAGCATCCTCGTGCCCACCGCGCACGACGAGCCGGCCATCCACCTGGGCATCTATCGGGAGATGTTCAAGCAACCCGCGGCGATCGCCTTCAACACCGACGTCGAGCGGCAGTTCCTGAAGACCAGGTTCGAGCTCGCGGCGAAGGCCGAGGAGGTCGTGGGTTGCGGCGTGGACCTGCTGCCCTGGACCGATCAGGGTTCCGCGCCTTCCGACGACCGCGACGATCGCCGGAAGGCGTCGCCCGTCGCGGCGGCGATGGCGATGGACGAGCCACGAGAGCAGGAGGACGAGCCACTGCCGGAACACCTGGCGCAGCGTGGCGCGCGCTTCCGCCGGCGCCACCGGCTCCACGGGCCTTTCCTGCTGTACGGCGGCCGCATCGATCCGGGCAAGGGCTGCGAGGAGCTCCTGGAGTACTTCACCAGCTACAAGGAGCAGTCGGGCGAGGCCGACCTCGTGCTCATGGGCGTCAAGCTCATGCAGCTCCCGGAGGTGCCGTGGGTGCGCTTCGCGGGCCTGCTCTCCGAGCGGGAGCGGCTCGAGGCGCTCGAGGCCGCCACGATCGTCGTCGTGCCATCTCCCTTCGAGAGCCTGTCACTCCTCGCCCTCGAGGCCATGGCCGTCGGCACCCCGGTGCTCTGCAACGGGCGCAGCGACGTCCTCGTGGAGCACTGCATGCGCAGCCAGGCCGGTCTCTGGTACAACGACCGCGACGAGTTCGTCGAGGCGGCCAAGCTGCTCCTGGCCGACGACAGGCTCCGGCGCGCGATGAGCCGGAATGGCAAGGAGTACGTGAAGCGCGAGTACCGCTGGGACGCGATCCTCGCGAAGTACGACCGGCTGATTGCGGCGGTGCGCCAGCGCTGA
- a CDS encoding glycosyltransferase: MIVNQWVPAAHKGDAIGDSARRVRGLLRAMGHQSDLFALTIDDALVDDVRPFADPDARRGDVTIFHYALPSQMTEAFASLPHGRVLQYHNVTPAHFFAPYHPGIFRLAQLGRAEVATLAGRTDAALGDSEYNRRELDAMGFDRTGVFPIAIDVDRIAAAPRRPALERILDDGPLNFLFVGRIVPNKKIEDHIRLAEVYKRYVDVNYRFIFVGKTDGVPRYYAMIRALIAEYQMPADRFWFTGPVPDEDLAAYYRSASVYISLSEHEGFCVPLLEAMAADVPVLAYGATAVPDTLDGAGVQFAPKDLELAAELLGELAYNQTLRARVIEGQRRRLADFGDHRIRGALADLLQERLVPSPGSTSTDGVTS, from the coding sequence ATGATCGTCAACCAGTGGGTGCCGGCGGCCCACAAGGGCGACGCCATCGGCGACTCCGCCAGGCGCGTTCGCGGACTCCTGCGCGCGATGGGCCACCAGTCGGATCTGTTCGCGCTCACGATCGACGACGCTCTCGTGGACGACGTCCGGCCGTTTGCCGATCCGGACGCGAGGCGGGGGGACGTCACGATCTTCCACTACGCCCTGCCGTCCCAGATGACCGAGGCTTTCGCCTCCCTGCCGCACGGCCGAGTGCTGCAGTACCACAACGTGACGCCGGCTCACTTCTTCGCCCCGTACCACCCCGGCATCTTCAGGCTGGCCCAGCTCGGCCGCGCCGAGGTGGCTACGCTGGCCGGACGCACCGACGCCGCGCTGGGCGATTCCGAATACAACCGCCGGGAGCTCGATGCAATGGGCTTCGACCGGACCGGCGTGTTCCCCATCGCCATCGATGTGGACCGGATAGCCGCGGCCCCGCGTCGCCCCGCGCTCGAGCGGATCCTGGACGACGGCCCGCTCAACTTCCTGTTCGTCGGCCGCATCGTCCCGAACAAGAAGATCGAGGATCACATCCGGCTCGCCGAGGTCTACAAGCGGTACGTCGACGTCAACTACCGCTTCATCTTCGTCGGCAAGACCGACGGCGTGCCCCGCTACTACGCGATGATCCGCGCCCTCATCGCCGAGTACCAGATGCCGGCGGACCGCTTCTGGTTCACGGGCCCGGTGCCGGACGAGGATCTCGCCGCCTATTACAGATCGGCCAGCGTGTACATCTCGCTCTCGGAGCACGAGGGCTTCTGCGTACCGCTGCTCGAAGCGATGGCCGCCGACGTCCCTGTCCTGGCCTACGGGGCCACGGCCGTTCCGGACACGCTCGACGGCGCCGGCGTGCAGTTCGCCCCGAAAGACCTCGAGCTCGCCGCGGAGTTGCTCGGCGAACTCGCCTACAACCAGACCCTGCGCGCGCGGGTCATCGAGGGCCAGCGGCGTCGGCTGGCCGATTTCGGCGACCACCGCATCCGCGGCGCCCTTGCCGACCTGCTGCAGGAACGGCTCGTCCCCAGCCCGGGATCGACATCAACGGACGGAGTGACATCGTGA
- a CDS encoding glycosyltransferase family 4 protein, with the protein MPPAVHQVLATLGYGDAIGHEVLGIQRALRGAGYESEIFVETADRRLEDLTVDYRDLPEASHPDNLLIHHFSIGSRASRVAYALPDRMALVYHNITPPEFFIDVHPLLVQLCYLGRRELGAYASRVDIGLGDSEYNRRELEALGFPRTAVLPVVPDFTHLAGPADYMQARGFDDGWVNVLFVGRMIPNKRIEDVVRAFHAYKRWFNPRSRLLLVGSHGGFERYLAMVHDFVARIGAADVHFLGHVSNEELTAYYEIADVFLCASEHEGFCVPLMEAFHMGVPVLAYAATAVPATMDGGGLLYDRKDPIEMAALIDSVVANARLREAVLERQDAALDRLLARDFGATLLKFVDETLSRPRREAPPVAFDFWDQVRQAEELEAIRSYRPAAFQALPDEDDGPPSPTPQDAAGAGAGSTPAAAEPTNREPEAPLR; encoded by the coding sequence GTGCCACCTGCCGTTCACCAGGTGCTGGCGACCCTCGGGTATGGCGACGCCATCGGCCACGAAGTGCTCGGCATCCAGCGAGCGCTGCGCGGGGCGGGCTACGAATCCGAGATCTTCGTCGAAACCGCCGACCGGCGCCTGGAAGACCTCACGGTCGACTATCGCGATCTGCCCGAGGCGAGCCACCCGGACAACCTGCTGATCCACCATTTCTCGATCGGGTCGCGCGCCTCTCGCGTCGCGTACGCGCTGCCCGATCGGATGGCCCTCGTCTACCACAACATCACACCGCCCGAGTTCTTCATCGACGTCCATCCGCTGCTGGTGCAGCTCTGCTACCTGGGCCGGCGGGAGCTTGGGGCGTACGCGAGCCGCGTCGACATCGGCCTTGGCGATTCCGAGTACAACCGCCGGGAACTGGAGGCCCTTGGATTCCCCCGAACGGCGGTCCTGCCCGTGGTGCCGGACTTCACGCACCTGGCCGGACCGGCGGACTACATGCAGGCCCGCGGGTTCGACGACGGCTGGGTGAACGTGCTGTTCGTCGGCCGGATGATCCCGAACAAGCGCATCGAGGACGTGGTCCGCGCGTTTCACGCCTACAAGCGCTGGTTCAATCCCCGCTCCAGGCTGCTGCTGGTCGGCTCGCACGGCGGTTTCGAGCGCTACCTGGCGATGGTCCACGACTTCGTGGCGCGGATTGGGGCGGCCGACGTGCACTTCCTCGGGCACGTCAGCAACGAGGAACTGACCGCCTACTACGAGATCGCCGACGTCTTCCTGTGCGCCAGCGAGCATGAAGGCTTCTGCGTACCGCTGATGGAGGCCTTCCACATGGGGGTGCCGGTGCTGGCCTACGCCGCCACCGCGGTCCCGGCGACGATGGACGGTGGCGGCCTGCTCTACGACCGCAAGGACCCGATCGAGATGGCCGCGCTCATCGACTCGGTCGTCGCGAACGCCAGGCTCAGGGAGGCCGTGCTCGAGCGGCAGGACGCGGCGCTCGATCGACTCCTGGCCCGCGATTTCGGGGCCACCCTGCTGAAGTTCGTCGACGAGACGCTGAGCCGCCCCCGGCGCGAGGCGCCCCCTGTCGCGTTCGATTTCTGGGATCAGGTGCGTCAGGCCGAAGAACTCGAAGCCATCCGCTCGTACCGGCCCGCCGCGTTCCAGGCCCTCCCGGACGAAGATGACGGCCCGCCTTCCCCGACTCCGCAGGATGCGGCCGGCGCCGGAGCGGGTTCGACCCCGGCTGCCGCCGAGCCGACGAACCGGGAACCGGAGGCACCCCTCCGATGA
- a CDS encoding glycosyltransferase: MKVAVVVQRYGAEINGGAELHARYIAEHLARHVTVEVLTTCARDYITWANEFPAGESVAGGVTVRRFPVDAPRDPKTFGDWSERVFGLRHSVNDELAWLDAEGPASGELVRFVSRRSADYDFFLFFSLRYYHAYHGARAVPDKAILVPTAERDEALGLQIFVPVLRSVRALMYNSPEERALLCAVSGSTDVPGVVVGVGSEVPSSASAARFRQRTGLRDRIAIYIGRIDENKGCRELFDFWTRYADVTPGGPTLVLIGTPVLSVPAHPRIQHLGFVSDEEKYDALAAAEFLIMPSYFESLSMVALEAWAMGKPVLANGRCDVLRGQAVRSNAGLYYESYPEFAEAVRVLDGSAGVAATLGRNGSAFFKANYAWPVIERKYLDMFDRLSREDAASRAGRVMPALPGWWARRQKTLPPAREVLAQLPAGPVLPTRSARAGGSAPHGQARQSRRPDGRPGRDGRDKRPHRAVRPQPASGPAPVAPAKSTGEGAASRQAAAGQRGHRRRRGARHGRRPGGTRDE; encoded by the coding sequence GTGAAGGTCGCGGTCGTCGTCCAGCGCTATGGCGCCGAGATCAACGGCGGCGCCGAGCTCCACGCGCGCTACATCGCCGAGCACCTGGCGCGGCACGTGACGGTCGAGGTGCTGACGACGTGCGCGCGCGACTACATCACGTGGGCGAACGAGTTCCCGGCGGGCGAATCGGTCGCTGGCGGGGTCACGGTCCGGCGATTCCCCGTGGACGCTCCCCGCGATCCGAAGACGTTCGGCGACTGGTCGGAGCGAGTCTTTGGACTGCGCCACTCGGTGAACGATGAGCTGGCCTGGCTGGATGCCGAGGGACCCGCCTCGGGCGAGCTCGTGCGGTTCGTCTCCCGGCGTTCGGCGGACTACGACTTCTTCCTGTTCTTCAGCCTCCGCTATTACCACGCCTACCACGGCGCGCGCGCGGTGCCGGACAAAGCGATCCTGGTGCCGACGGCCGAGCGCGACGAGGCGTTGGGGCTCCAGATCTTCGTTCCTGTGCTGCGGTCGGTACGGGCGCTGATGTACAACTCTCCGGAGGAGCGCGCGCTTCTCTGTGCCGTGTCCGGCTCAACCGACGTGCCCGGCGTGGTCGTGGGCGTCGGCTCCGAGGTTCCCTCCTCCGCCAGCGCGGCTCGCTTCCGACAGCGCACGGGGCTTCGCGACCGGATCGCCATCTACATCGGCCGCATCGACGAGAACAAGGGCTGCCGCGAGCTCTTCGACTTCTGGACGCGCTACGCCGACGTGACGCCTGGCGGCCCGACGCTGGTGCTCATCGGAACTCCCGTGCTCTCCGTGCCCGCCCACCCGCGGATCCAACACCTCGGCTTCGTGAGCGACGAAGAGAAGTACGACGCGCTGGCGGCGGCCGAGTTTCTGATCATGCCGTCGTACTTCGAGAGCCTGTCCATGGTGGCCCTCGAAGCGTGGGCCATGGGCAAGCCGGTGCTCGCCAACGGCAGGTGCGACGTGCTGCGGGGACAGGCGGTGCGCAGCAACGCCGGCCTCTACTACGAGAGCTACCCGGAGTTCGCCGAGGCCGTTCGGGTGCTCGACGGCTCGGCGGGGGTAGCGGCCACGCTCGGCAGGAACGGCAGCGCGTTCTTCAAGGCGAACTACGCCTGGCCCGTGATCGAGCGCAAGTACCTGGACATGTTCGACAGGCTCTCCCGCGAGGACGCGGCGAGCCGGGCCGGCCGCGTCATGCCCGCGCTGCCCGGGTGGTGGGCGCGCCGTCAGAAGACGCTTCCACCGGCGCGGGAAGTGCTGGCTCAACTGCCCGCCGGACCGGTGCTGCCCACGCGTTCCGCCCGCGCCGGCGGGAGCGCGCCGCACGGACAGGCGAGACAGAGTCGGCGGCCGGATGGCAGGCCCGGGCGCGACGGGCGCGACAAGCGGCCACATCGTGCCGTTCGTCCGCAGCCGGCGTCGGGCCCGGCCCCCGTCGCCCCGGCCAAGTCGACGGGCGAGGGCGCAGCCTCCCGTCAGGCAGCGGCAGGACAACGGGGACACCGCCGCCGGCGCGGAGCCAGGCACGGCCGCAGGCCGGGCGGCACGAGGGACGAGTAG
- a CDS encoding DUF362 domain-containing protein, with amino-acid sequence MSKSRVAILRTSPATVIRDYHSLMNLAGYQDVLPKDVETGLKVNISWHFFFPGSSTTPWQLDGVIRAMKADGYDPGKIHACHNRTVVIDAHLGERENKQINVVESHGLANVHLYEGDEDWINIKDAVGDLTKQFLCLNEVYPEGFMIPRRFIGESILHLPTVKTHVFTTTTGAMKNAFGGLLNERRHWTHPVIHETLVDLLMIQKKIHRGVFAVMDGTFAGDGPGPRCMVPHVKNVILASADQVAIDAVAAKLMGMDPLSIKFIRLAHERGLGCGDPRDIEIVGDTSAAAENWRFDGPFREMTFASRMQHKIYWGPLRKPIEWSLKTVLAPWAYIASVVYHDSFWYPFNADRRMHDALSSPWGRLFQNWEHLTPDANGFPTVGDAPAVAPRLGMRALGKSVGILGTCIKEAPEFASRRRHTTHGSQA; translated from the coding sequence ATGAGCAAGAGCCGAGTCGCCATCCTCCGCACGTCGCCCGCGACGGTCATCCGGGACTACCACTCCCTGATGAACCTGGCCGGGTACCAGGACGTCCTGCCGAAGGACGTCGAGACGGGCCTCAAGGTCAACATCTCCTGGCACTTCTTCTTTCCGGGTTCCTCCACGACGCCCTGGCAGCTCGACGGCGTGATCCGGGCGATGAAGGCCGACGGGTACGACCCGGGGAAGATCCACGCCTGCCACAACCGCACCGTCGTCATCGACGCGCACCTGGGTGAGCGGGAGAACAAGCAGATCAACGTCGTCGAGTCGCACGGGCTGGCGAACGTGCACCTGTACGAGGGCGACGAGGACTGGATCAACATCAAAGATGCAGTCGGCGACCTCACGAAGCAGTTCCTCTGCCTGAACGAGGTGTACCCCGAGGGCTTCATGATTCCCCGGCGGTTCATCGGCGAGAGCATCCTGCACCTGCCCACGGTGAAGACCCACGTCTTCACGACGACCACGGGGGCGATGAAGAACGCGTTCGGCGGGCTGCTGAACGAGCGGCGGCACTGGACCCATCCCGTGATCCACGAAACGCTCGTGGACCTGCTGATGATCCAGAAGAAGATCCATCGCGGCGTATTCGCCGTGATGGACGGCACCTTCGCCGGCGACGGACCCGGACCGCGTTGCATGGTGCCGCACGTGAAGAACGTGATCCTGGCGAGCGCCGACCAGGTGGCCATCGACGCGGTGGCGGCGAAGCTGATGGGGATGGACCCGCTCTCGATCAAGTTCATCCGTCTGGCGCACGAGCGCGGCCTGGGCTGCGGCGACCCGCGCGACATCGAGATCGTGGGCGACACGTCCGCGGCCGCTGAAAACTGGCGGTTCGACGGCCCCTTCCGGGAGATGACGTTCGCGTCGCGGATGCAGCACAAGATCTACTGGGGGCCGCTCCGAAAGCCCATCGAGTGGTCGCTGAAGACCGTGCTGGCGCCGTGGGCCTACATCGCGAGCGTCGTCTACCACGACAGCTTCTGGTATCCGTTCAACGCCGACCGCCGGATGCACGACGCGTTGAGCTCGCCCTGGGGCCGGCTGTTCCAGAACTGGGAACACCTCACTCCAGACGCCAATGGCTTTCCCACGGTCGGCGACGCGCCGGCGGTCGCGCCACGCCTCGGCATGCGCGCGCTCGGCAAGTCCGTGGGCATCCTGGGCACGTGCATCAAGGAGGCGCCTGAGTTCGCGAGCCGGCGGCGCCACACGACGCACGGATCGCAGGCCTGA